A genomic region of Chloracidobacterium sp. contains the following coding sequences:
- a CDS encoding SLBB domain-containing protein — protein sequence MKARIFLVGFLTAALCAISFGQDLPLNGTTPKGYLIGPGDEVTGKVLGEKDFDFVATVDEDGRIEVPFFDKPVVAKCRTERELRVEVEELLSKYLRSPQLSFRVTQRKSRPPAVVYGEVNVPGQVEMMRRARLVELLAFSGGLKEEAGGVVQVFRTQPPLCSDADDPSNWRTEGTEQTDVPSKMFNLASVKAGKDEANPIIYPGDVIYVHKAPPVYITGEVMAPQGIYLKDTGLTLTEAIAKVSGVRREAKTKDIKIYRLKAGSTERDLITANYDLIKKGEQKDIPLQPYDIVEVDRARDSIAMSILKIAIGAGRAGVNAVATGSGYRVLY from the coding sequence ATGAAGGCTCGTATTTTTCTTGTTGGTTTTCTAACGGCTGCGCTGTGCGCGATCTCATTTGGGCAGGACCTCCCGCTGAACGGAACGACGCCAAAGGGTTACCTGATCGGGCCCGGCGATGAAGTGACGGGCAAGGTGCTCGGTGAGAAGGATTTTGATTTCGTCGCGACTGTCGATGAGGACGGCCGTATCGAGGTGCCGTTCTTTGACAAGCCGGTGGTTGCGAAATGCCGCACCGAACGCGAACTTCGCGTTGAGGTCGAAGAGCTGTTATCGAAGTACTTGCGCAGCCCGCAATTGAGCTTTCGTGTCACACAGCGGAAAAGCCGTCCGCCGGCAGTGGTCTATGGCGAGGTCAATGTCCCCGGCCAGGTCGAGATGATGCGGCGGGCTCGCCTCGTCGAACTGCTTGCCTTCTCAGGCGGCCTAAAGGAAGAGGCCGGCGGCGTGGTCCAGGTCTTCAGGACGCAGCCTCCCCTTTGCTCCGATGCAGATGATCCAAGTAACTGGAGAACCGAGGGCACGGAACAGACGGATGTTCCATCAAAGATGTTCAATCTGGCAAGCGTTAAGGCCGGAAAGGATGAGGCAAATCCGATAATCTATCCCGGCGACGTGATCTACGTCCACAAGGCCCCGCCGGTCTATATTACGGGCGAGGTAATGGCTCCGCAGGGTATCTACCTGAAGGACACCGGCCTTACGCTGACCGAGGCCATCGCGAAAGTGAGCGGCGTTCGCCGTGAAGCTAAGACCAAGGACATCAAGATCTACCGACTCAAGGCAGGTTCGACCGAGCGAGATCTGATCACGGCGAACTATGACCTGATAAAAAAGGGCGAGCAAAAGGACATACCTCTCCAGCCCTACGATATCGTCGAGGTCGATCGCGCTCGCGACAGCATCGCGATGTCGATATTGAAGATCGCAATTGGAGCCGGACGTGCAGGAGTAAATGCGGTCGCAACCGGCAGCGGTTACAGGGTGCTCTATTAA
- a CDS encoding long-chain fatty acid--CoA ligase, with translation MTEAETMETAALRRAADLSAEVRTLPELFIRAAAEFDLADALNSKCDGEWRPISSRDIVRRSTNIGLGLYELGLRRGDRAAILAANCPEWTLTDAGCQFAGIVDVPIYTTLSPDSIRYIIDDSEAKVLFLEDTEMYERVRVAVGSCSSIDRFVIFRGPVPDDKRFLSLDNLERMGDRLGTEQTELAEELRAAVEPDDIATLIYTSGTTGEPKGVMLTHANLISNAIDASEKYSFSGHDISLSVLPLSHVFERTGMYVYIRYGMSVYFAESIDKVPDNLKEIRPTIFIGVPRIFEKVFERARLKALQAGRVNEMIFDWAIAIAKEYAALENAGQAIPIALAAKHGVADKLVYSKLRDFFGGRLRFCITGGAALSDEIFLIFTGAGIQIMQGYGLTETSPVISSNNPSAIRVGTVGRPIRNVEVRIAADGEIEVKGPGVMLGYYKKDTATREAFTEDGWFRTGDIGRIDEDGFLIITDRKKELFKTSGGKYIAPAHIEQMLRASRFVSQAVLVGNERKFPAALIVPNFEMLDSYIRHKELGEMSHAEMCSNPRILDLFSRQIDAMTPNLGQFEKVKRFALLESELTVEGGELTPTLKIKRRVVDERYADVIDRLYID, from the coding sequence ATGACAGAGGCAGAGACAATGGAAACCGCTGCCCTTCGTCGCGCAGCCGATCTTTCTGCCGAAGTGAGGACGCTGCCTGAGTTGTTCATCCGTGCTGCGGCAGAATTTGACCTCGCAGACGCTCTGAATTCAAAGTGTGATGGCGAGTGGCGACCGATCTCATCGCGCGATATCGTTCGCCGATCGACGAATATCGGCCTCGGCTTGTATGAGCTGGGCCTGCGAAGGGGTGACCGAGCCGCAATACTCGCAGCGAACTGCCCTGAGTGGACCCTGACAGATGCCGGCTGCCAGTTCGCAGGTATCGTCGATGTCCCGATATACACAACGCTGTCGCCCGACTCCATCCGATACATCATCGATGATTCGGAAGCAAAGGTCTTATTTCTCGAAGACACTGAGATGTATGAACGTGTCCGCGTCGCGGTAGGCTCATGTTCATCGATCGATCGCTTTGTTATCTTCCGCGGCCCGGTTCCGGACGACAAGAGGTTTCTCTCCCTCGACAATCTCGAACGGATGGGTGACCGGCTCGGGACCGAGCAGACCGAGCTTGCCGAGGAACTCCGCGCTGCGGTCGAACCAGACGATATAGCAACGCTCATCTATACCAGTGGAACCACAGGCGAGCCAAAAGGCGTTATGCTGACGCACGCCAACCTGATCTCGAACGCTATCGACGCAAGCGAGAAATACTCATTCTCGGGTCACGACATCTCGCTGTCGGTGCTGCCGCTATCGCATGTCTTTGAGCGGACGGGAATGTATGTCTATATCCGTTACGGCATGAGCGTGTACTTTGCCGAATCGATCGACAAAGTGCCCGACAACCTGAAGGAGATCAGACCGACGATCTTTATCGGTGTGCCTCGCATCTTTGAGAAGGTCTTTGAACGGGCCCGTCTCAAAGCCCTGCAGGCAGGACGTGTCAATGAGATGATCTTTGACTGGGCCATCGCTATCGCCAAGGAGTACGCAGCGCTCGAGAACGCGGGACAGGCGATCCCGATCGCGCTGGCCGCCAAGCACGGCGTTGCGGACAAGCTGGTCTATTCGAAGCTGCGCGATTTTTTTGGTGGACGCCTGCGATTTTGCATTACCGGCGGGGCAGCCTTGTCGGATGAGATATTTCTCATTTTTACGGGTGCCGGGATCCAGATAATGCAGGGGTATGGCCTGACCGAGACATCGCCCGTTATCTCGTCGAACAATCCATCGGCGATACGTGTCGGCACGGTAGGGCGGCCCATACGCAACGTCGAGGTCCGCATTGCTGCAGATGGTGAGATCGAGGTCAAGGGGCCGGGTGTTATGCTGGGCTATTACAAGAAGGACACGGCAACGCGAGAGGCGTTTACGGAAGATGGCTGGTTTCGAACCGGCGATATCGGCCGTATCGACGAGGACGGCTTTCTGATTATCACGGATCGCAAAAAGGAACTATTCAAGACCTCGGGCGGCAAATACATTGCTCCCGCCCATATCGAACAGATGCTCCGCGCGTCCCGGTTCGTTAGTCAGGCCGTGTTGGTCGGAAATGAACGGAAATTCCCGGCGGCATTGATAGTGCCGAATTTTGAGATGCTCGACTCCTACATCCGGCACAAGGAACTTGGCGAAATGTCGCACGCCGAGATGTGCAGCAATCCGAGAATACTTGACCTATTCAGCCGCCAGATCGATGCGATGACCCCGAACCTCGGACAGTTTGAGAAGGTAAAGCGCTTCGCCCTGCTTGAGAGTGAGTTGACAGTCGAAGGTGGAGAATTGACTCCGACGCTCAAGATCAAACGCCGCGTAGTGGACGAGCGATACGCCGATGTGATCGATCGCCTCTACATTGATTGA
- a CDS encoding TetR/AcrR family transcriptional regulator has protein sequence MQKTAPKHGVAGRQVVSDKREAILRAAIHVFARKGYFNSKVSDIAREAGVADGTVYLYFKGKDDILHSIFDRAMAEFITEGRAEIDGLAGAEEKLARIAKLHLERLGADRDLAVVFQVELRGSTKFMQEFSAAGFREYLDIIRSTIADGQKKGMFRSDVKPIVAAKIFYGAIDEMVTNWVLSEKHYPLMPMAGEVIKVLFEGMRTK, from the coding sequence ATGCAGAAAACTGCCCCAAAACACGGTGTCGCCGGACGGCAGGTCGTGAGTGATAAGCGCGAGGCGATCCTACGCGCAGCGATCCACGTCTTTGCCCGAAAGGGCTATTTCAATTCAAAGGTCTCGGACATCGCAAGGGAGGCAGGCGTCGCAGACGGCACTGTCTATCTCTATTTCAAGGGCAAGGACGATATCCTGCATTCGATCTTTGACCGTGCGATGGCCGAGTTTATCACCGAAGGCAGGGCCGAGATAGACGGGCTGGCCGGAGCGGAAGAAAAGCTCGCGAGGATAGCCAAGTTACACCTCGAACGCCTCGGTGCCGACCGCGATCTGGCGGTCGTATTTCAGGTCGAGCTGCGCGGCTCGACCAAATTCATGCAGGAATTCTCAGCGGCCGGCTTTCGTGAATATCTCGATATCATCCGCAGCACGATCGCTGATGGGCAGAAAAAGGGTATGTTTCGGTCGGATGTCAAGCCGATCGTAGCGGCCAAGATCTTTTACGGTGCGATCGACGAAATGGTGACCAATTGGGTGTTGTCAGAGAAACACTATCCACTCATGCCGATGGCGGGTGAGGTCATCAAGGTACTGTTCGAAGGAATGCGGACGAAATGA
- a CDS encoding M1 family metallopeptidase encodes MKALYAFAAIALFAVSSFGQRELGAKPTKTGGPLMFEQAVFDVQDYDISLKADPATKSITGTTVMTAKAVIPSNVIVLDLDTPYNVESVTENGKALRYIRKDGQIWIYFPYSKQDGETIKTKIVYSGTPRVAPRPPWVGGFMWEKTKDGADWISVALQNDGADLLFPCKDHPSDKPATVSMHITVPDPLYATAPGKLVNIKKNRDHTSTYNWRMTNPIANYSIVFNAAPYKVVKDSYRSISGVVMPIFFYVLPEDADKAAGLIAEQKKYLKYYEHYLGPYPFRSQKVGISETPHLGMEHSTNIAYGNHFKYDKDGTDFLLLHEFGHEYWANLVTASDWRDFWIHEGFQSYMDALYQEYLHGKDAYMKKIAATATRFRNKQPIAPREAKIAYQVYMAEPDYTKSDGDIYGKGAYILHTLRYLIGDKAFFKALRHMAYPSKVMETYTDGRQERLVNTDDFLTIAEAECACELDWFFELYLRQPKLPKLVSDSKAGRLELRWETPGDLPFPMPIDVVINGKPQRVEMPNGRGSVAFSGATPAIDPNGWVLRAQ; translated from the coding sequence ATGAAGGCACTTTATGCGTTTGCAGCGATCGCGTTGTTTGCGGTTTCATCATTTGGGCAGCGTGAGCTTGGAGCAAAGCCGACCAAGACCGGCGGGCCGTTGATGTTCGAGCAGGCGGTCTTTGACGTTCAGGATTATGACATCTCGCTCAAGGCCGATCCCGCAACGAAGTCGATAACGGGAACGACCGTGATGACCGCAAAGGCCGTCATCCCTTCGAACGTGATCGTGCTCGATCTCGACACGCCATACAATGTCGAATCAGTTACCGAGAACGGCAAGGCGCTGCGATATATTCGCAAGGACGGCCAAATTTGGATCTACTTCCCGTATTCAAAGCAGGACGGCGAGACGATAAAGACGAAGATCGTCTATTCGGGGACGCCGCGTGTCGCACCGCGTCCGCCATGGGTCGGCGGATTTATGTGGGAAAAGACGAAAGACGGCGCCGACTGGATCTCCGTTGCGTTGCAGAATGACGGTGCCGATCTGCTCTTCCCTTGCAAGGATCATCCATCGGACAAACCGGCGACCGTCTCGATGCACATCACCGTGCCCGATCCGCTCTATGCGACGGCTCCGGGAAAACTTGTCAATATCAAGAAGAATCGCGACCACACCTCGACATACAACTGGCGTATGACGAATCCGATCGCGAATTACTCGATCGTCTTTAACGCGGCGCCATACAAGGTCGTCAAAGATTCTTATCGATCGATCTCCGGCGTGGTGATGCCGATCTTCTTTTACGTTCTGCCTGAGGACGCCGACAAGGCCGCTGGCCTCATAGCCGAGCAGAAGAAATATCTCAAATATTACGAGCATTATCTCGGGCCGTATCCTTTCCGCTCGCAGAAGGTCGGCATCTCCGAGACGCCGCATCTCGGGATGGAGCATTCGACGAATATCGCCTACGGCAACCACTTCAAATACGACAAGGACGGAACGGATTTTCTTCTTCTGCACGAATTTGGCCACGAATATTGGGCGAATCTCGTAACGGCGAGCGATTGGCGTGATTTCTGGATCCATGAAGGTTTTCAATCCTATATGGACGCGCTCTATCAGGAATATCTGCACGGCAAAGATGCCTATATGAAGAAGATCGCAGCGACCGCGACCAGATTCCGCAACAAGCAGCCCATTGCTCCTCGCGAAGCGAAGATCGCGTATCAGGTTTATATGGCCGAGCCGGACTACACGAAATCCGATGGCGACATCTACGGTAAGGGCGCGTATATCCTCCATACGCTCAGGTACCTGATCGGCGACAAAGCGTTCTTCAAGGCCCTGAGGCATATGGCCTATCCGAGCAAGGTGATGGAGACATATACTGACGGACGACAGGAGCGGCTCGTCAACACCGATGATTTCCTAACGATCGCCGAGGCTGAATGCGCGTGCGAACTCGACTGGTTCTTTGAGCTTTACCTCCGCCAACCGAAGCTGCCAAAACTGGTTTCCGACTCAAAGGCTGGCAGGCTCGAACTGCGATGGGAAACACCCGGTGATCTGCCCTTCCCGATGCCGATCGATGTTGTGATCAACGGTAAGCCGCAGCGGGTTGAGATGCCGAATGGCCGCGGCAGCGTGGCATTCTCTGGGGCCACGCCAGCCATCGATCCAAATGGATGGGTGCTTAGGGCACAGTAG
- a CDS encoding M1 family metallopeptidase, which yields MKRSIALAVILLLAMQAFGQREHGVRPTETGGPLMFEQAAFDVQNYEISVSADPRTKLVSGTTVMTARTVIPTNVIVLDLDTPYAISKLTDGVKDLRYERKGGKVWIWFPMTKQVGDTIKTSISYSGTPRVAPNPPWIGGFIWTKTPSGADWISIALQGDGADLLFPCKDHPSDKPATVSMRITVPDPLYATAPGKLVNIKKNRDHTSTYNWRMTNPISNYSVVFNAAPYKVVKDSYRSIDGTVIPIFFYVLPEDADKAAGLIAEQKKYLKYYEHYLGPYPFRSQKVGISETPHLGMEHSTNIAYGNHFKYDADGTDFLLLHEFGHEYWANLVTASDWRDFWIHEGFQSYMDALYQEYLHGKDAYMKRIAASRFRNKRPVAPREPKIAYQVYMAEPDYTSLDFDIAGKGAYFLHTLRYLIGDKAFFNALRHMAYPDKAHESYTDGRQVRLVTTDDFLTTAEKDSGMKLDWLFEVYLRQPNLPKLVTAIPADCVRDCKMLLSWDTPNNMPFPMPIDVLLNGKTQRVEMPGGKGSVTYSGAPPKVDPDGWVLKAQH from the coding sequence ATGAAACGTTCGATCGCATTAGCAGTTATCCTTCTCCTCGCCATGCAGGCCTTTGGGCAGCGTGAGCACGGAGTCAGGCCAACAGAGACCGGAGGGCCGCTGATGTTTGAGCAGGCGGCATTCGATGTACAGAACTACGAAATCTCAGTCAGCGCTGATCCGAGGACCAAGTTGGTCTCCGGCACGACCGTAATGACGGCGAGGACGGTCATCCCGACGAATGTCATAGTGCTCGACCTCGATACACCGTATGCGATCAGTAAATTGACCGACGGTGTGAAGGACCTGAGGTATGAGCGTAAAGGCGGCAAGGTATGGATATGGTTTCCGATGACCAAGCAGGTCGGCGATACGATCAAGACTTCCATCTCCTATTCGGGGACCCCGCGTGTCGCTCCGAATCCACCGTGGATCGGAGGGTTTATTTGGACGAAGACCCCGTCAGGCGCAGATTGGATCTCCATCGCCTTGCAGGGTGACGGTGCGGACCTTCTCTTCCCTTGCAAAGATCATCCGTCGGACAAACCGGCGACCGTCTCGATGCGCATCACCGTGCCCGATCCGCTCTATGCGACGGCTCCGGGAAAACTTGTCAATATCAAGAAGAATCGCGACCACACCTCGACATACAACTGGCGAATGACGAACCCGATCTCGAACTACTCGGTCGTCTTCAATGCCGCACCGTACAAGGTCGTCAAGGATTCGTATCGTTCGATCGACGGTACGGTAATACCGATCTTCTTCTACGTTCTGCCGGAGGACGCCGACAAGGCCGCTGGCCTCATAGCCGAGCAGAAGAAATATCTCAAATATTATGAGCACTATTTGGGGCCGTATCCTTTCCGCTCGCAGAAGGTCGGCATCTCCGAGACGCCGCATCTAGGGATGGAGCATTCGACGAATATCGCCTACGGCAACCATTTCAAATACGATGCGGATGGCACGGATTTCCTCTTGCTGCACGAATTCGGCCACGAATATTGGGCGAACCTCGTCACGGCGAGCGACTGGCGTGATTTCTGGATCCATGAGGGTTTTCAATCCTATATGGACGCTCTTTATCAGGAATACCTGCACGGGAAAGATGCGTATATGAAACGAATAGCCGCGAGCAGATTTCGCAATAAACGGCCCGTTGCTCCACGCGAACCGAAGATCGCTTACCAAGTCTATATGGCCGAACCTGATTACACAAGCCTTGACTTCGACATCGCCGGCAAGGGAGCATACTTCCTGCATACACTGCGTTATCTGATCGGCGACAAGGCGTTTTTCAACGCCCTTCGCCATATGGCTTACCCTGACAAAGCTCACGAATCTTACACCGACGGGCGCCAGGTACGCCTCGTTACAACCGACGATTTTCTGACCACCGCCGAGAAAGATTCGGGTATGAAGCTCGACTGGCTCTTCGAGGTGTATCTACGTCAGCCAAACCTGCCTAAACTCGTCACCGCAATCCCGGCCGACTGTGTGAGGGACTGTAAGATGCTGCTCTCTTGGGATACACCGAACAATATGCCGTTCCCGATGCCGATCGACGTACTCCTCAACGGCAAAACGCAACGCGTCGAGATGCCCGGCGGCAAAGGCTCGGTCACGTATTCCGGAGCGCCCCCGAAGGTCGATCCGGACGGCTGGGTGCTAAAAGCTCAGCACTAA
- a CDS encoding peptidylprolyl isomerase, whose translation MLKTAVLLSAVAASSAMITMAQAPTPGVKKVNDRPPDKTTTTIEPYDRADVRSMAGKCVTFDTESGMIEIELYPEHALESVRNFLNLTALGLFDTTTFSRVVPGFVIQGGNVWTRAGAVTHTVGMRARRTVPDEPNRILHERGVVSMARGDEANTATTNFFILVDKASYLDGKFAAFGRVIKGMDIVDTINKAPVTGEKPDKPVRILKATVAECSTKAP comes from the coding sequence ATGTTAAAGACGGCTGTGTTGTTGTCCGCCGTGGCCGCGTCCTCGGCGATGATCACGATGGCCCAGGCGCCGACACCCGGTGTTAAGAAGGTCAATGACCGGCCGCCTGATAAAACCACCACTACCATCGAGCCCTATGACAGGGCAGACGTGAGATCAATGGCCGGGAAATGCGTGACATTCGACACGGAATCCGGAATGATCGAGATAGAACTCTATCCCGAGCATGCACTCGAATCGGTCAGAAACTTTCTAAATCTTACGGCATTGGGGTTGTTCGACACGACCACATTCAGCAGGGTCGTGCCGGGCTTTGTGATCCAGGGGGGCAATGTCTGGACCAGAGCAGGCGCCGTGACCCACACCGTCGGGATGCGTGCGCGACGCACAGTACCTGACGAGCCGAACCGCATTCTTCACGAACGCGGCGTTGTGTCAATGGCCCGCGGCGACGAGGCGAATACAGCAACGACCAATTTCTTCATCCTCGTTGATAAGGCGTCCTATCTGGACGGCAAATTCGCCGCCTTTGGCCGTGTGATCAAAGGCATGGACATTGTCGATACGATAAACAAAGCTCCGGTCACCGGCGAGAAGCCTGACAAACCTGTCCGGATCCTAAAAGCGACAGTGGCCGAATGCAGCACTAAAGCTCCTTAG
- a CDS encoding VOC family protein — protein sequence MIRKRHIILYVRDQQQSTRFYTAALAFEPILNVPGMTEFDLGEGAVLGLMPEAGATRLLGIETERFDAARATPRAEVYLVVDDAAAYHQRAIKAGAVELSSPSARDWGHEAAYSLDPDGHVLAFAKEL from the coding sequence ATGATCCGTAAACGTCATATCATTTTGTATGTCCGCGACCAGCAGCAGAGCACTCGGTTCTACACTGCCGCACTTGCGTTCGAACCTATCCTGAACGTGCCCGGCATGACGGAATTCGATCTCGGCGAAGGAGCGGTCCTGGGTTTGATGCCCGAGGCCGGGGCGACGCGGCTATTGGGGATCGAGACGGAGAGGTTCGATGCCGCTCGCGCGACACCGAGGGCTGAGGTCTACTTGGTCGTCGATGATGCTGCCGCTTATCACCAGCGGGCCATAAAGGCCGGAGCCGTTGAGCTTAGCTCGCCGTCAGCACGCGACTGGGGCCATGAGGCGGCATACAGCCTAGACCCTGACGGCCATGTCCTCGCTTTCGCTAAGGAGCTTTAG
- a CDS encoding tetratricopeptide repeat protein: MERIAVFEQMLADDASNTMVMFGLAKEYEKSGEHHKVIDLLERYLANAEDEGNAYGVLANAYLQSGERDKAIETYRKGIDVSLAHGHPSMANEYRMTLETDLAD; this comes from the coding sequence ATGGAAAGAATTGCCGTTTTCGAGCAGATGCTCGCTGACGATGCGTCGAACACGATGGTGATGTTCGGGCTCGCAAAAGAGTACGAGAAATCGGGCGAGCACCATAAGGTGATCGACCTGCTTGAGCGATATCTCGCAAACGCAGAAGACGAGGGAAACGCTTACGGTGTTTTGGCCAACGCCTATTTACAGAGCGGCGAGCGCGACAAGGCGATCGAGACGTATCGAAAGGGGATCGATGTTTCATTGGCCCACGGCCATCCGTCGATGGCAAATGAATACCGCATGACGCTCGAGACGGACCTCGCCGACTGA
- a CDS encoding radical SAM protein produces the protein MRVVKNPPNPYNKYSAEYVGEPPPTKLEVFEETATKKVITKAFASDWEGGWRYTVNCYRGCVHGCTYCFARQYHEYLGYGAGTDFETKIVVKLNAPQLLREELKKCRDRMPHLDFSFATDPYLPLEASYELTRQCLNVCADFRVPVGVITKSPLVTRDIEILKRLEVTVFFSLPFLTKEKSNPFEPYTPVPEARFRAMKMLSDEGITTGVGVAPVIPGYNEPDIPDLLETARESGATRAFMSMLHIDTDSIEEYFVQKMNERLPATRVAKIVNTMKRERGGSLRHRSYKERSTGRTEQWEVTKRLFDFHASRLGFNVRDNATKNAPLPGSDESIEFVQQRLF, from the coding sequence GTGCGAGTCGTCAAGAACCCTCCCAACCCATACAACAAGTACTCTGCCGAGTACGTCGGCGAGCCGCCGCCGACAAAGTTGGAGGTTTTTGAGGAAACCGCAACAAAGAAGGTCATCACTAAGGCTTTTGCGTCCGATTGGGAAGGCGGCTGGCGTTACACCGTGAATTGCTATCGCGGCTGCGTCCACGGCTGCACATATTGTTTTGCACGGCAATATCATGAGTATCTCGGCTATGGCGCAGGAACCGATTTTGAGACAAAGATCGTCGTCAAACTCAATGCGCCACAGCTTTTGCGAGAAGAGTTAAAGAAATGCCGCGACCGGATGCCGCATCTCGATTTCTCGTTCGCTACGGATCCATACCTGCCGCTTGAAGCGAGCTATGAACTCACACGACAGTGTCTGAATGTCTGTGCCGATTTTCGCGTTCCCGTCGGCGTAATAACGAAATCGCCGCTCGTCACCCGCGATATCGAAATCCTGAAAAGACTAGAGGTCACCGTATTCTTTTCGCTGCCGTTTTTGACCAAAGAGAAGTCGAATCCCTTCGAGCCTTATACGCCTGTGCCGGAGGCACGGTTTCGGGCGATGAAAATGCTGTCAGACGAGGGCATAACGACCGGCGTCGGCGTTGCTCCGGTTATTCCTGGATACAATGAGCCCGACATTCCGGACCTGCTCGAAACGGCAAGAGAATCGGGTGCAACGCGTGCATTTATGTCGATGCTGCATATCGACACCGATTCGATCGAGGAGTATTTTGTTCAAAAGATGAACGAGCGACTGCCCGCGACCCGCGTCGCGAAGATCGTTAATACGATGAAGCGAGAACGCGGCGGCAGCCTGCGGCACCGTTCATATAAGGAACGCTCCACAGGCCGGACCGAGCAGTGGGAAGTTACAAAGAGACTATTCGATTTTCACGCCAGCCGTCTTGGATTCAATGTCCGCGACAATGCGACAAAAAATGCACCGTTGCCCGGATCCGACGAATCTATCGAGTTTGTCCAGCAAAGGCTCTTTTGA
- a CDS encoding GNAT family N-acetyltransferase, with protein sequence MSEISIRQATVEDAKLLTDLAYTTFWDAFAHHPKNAPDDLDHYMRQAFNLEQITAELAEPRNIFLIAEVESKPAGYAKIIIDAIEPGITATRPVELNRLYSHQEYIGKGVGQNLMDACFERAVEEGRDVMWLGVWEYNPRAQRFYEKNGFTIVGKHTFQLGTDPQTDLLMQKNL encoded by the coding sequence ATGTCCGAGATCTCGATCCGCCAGGCCACCGTCGAGGACGCTAAGCTCCTTACCGATCTTGCCTACACGACGTTCTGGGATGCGTTCGCTCATCATCCCAAGAACGCACCGGACGATCTCGATCACTATATGCGGCAGGCGTTTAACCTTGAGCAGATAACGGCAGAACTCGCCGAGCCGAGGAATATCTTTCTCATCGCCGAAGTCGAGAGCAAACCGGCCGGCTACGCCAAGATCATCATCGACGCCATAGAGCCCGGAATTACCGCGACGCGTCCGGTCGAGTTGAATCGCCTCTATTCGCACCAGGAATATATCGGCAAAGGCGTCGGGCAGAATTTAATGGATGCATGCTTTGAACGCGCTGTTGAAGAAGGCCGAGACGTAATGTGGCTCGGTGTTTGGGAATACAACCCGCGTGCGCAGCGATTCTACGAAAAGAACGGCTTCACCATCGTCGGCAAACACACCTTCCAACTCGGCACCGACCCTCAAACCGATCTCCTGATGCAGAAGAACTTATAG